The sequence CATTAGGTTCAACCACCAATGTTTCACCCGCGTGCCATTCCGCGATCAAATGGGCGATCTCAACGGCCGGGCTTTCGCGCAGATCGTCGATGTTTGGCTTAAAGGCCAAACCAAAGCAGGCAATTTTCACTTCAGACGCCCGTTTGTCCGTCGCGGCCAGACAGTCAGCCACGGCGGCTTTCACGCGGTCAACCACCCACAGCGGTTTGCCGTCATTCACCAGACGGGCCGTGTGAATCAAGCGCGCCAGCTCTGGGTTCTGCGAAACGATAAACCACGGGTCAACGGCGATACAGTGACCGCCCACGCCCGGGCCGGGTTGCAGAATATTCACGCGCGGATGACGATTCGCCAGACGAATCAGTTCCCACACATTGATGCCCTGTGCATCACAAATCAGTGACAGCTCATTCGCGAAAGCGATGTTCACGTCGCGGAAGCTGTTTTCAGTCAGCTTACACATTTCAGCGGTGCGGGAGTTGGTCACCACACATTCGCCTTCCAAAAAGATTTTGTACAGCTCACTGGCGCGAGCAGAACATTTTGGCGTCATGCCACCAATAACGCGGTCGTTCTGAATCAGCTCAACCATCACCTGACCCGGCAGCACGCGCTCAGGACAATAGGCAACATTGATATCAGCCTCTTCGCCCGCATTTTGCGGGAAACTCAAATCGGGGCGAGCTTCAGCCAGCCATTGTGCCATTTGCTCAGTGGCACCCACTGGCGA comes from Yersinia mollaretii ATCC 43969 and encodes:
- the wecC gene encoding UDP-N-acetyl-D-mannosamine dehydrogenase, with translation MSFETISVIGLGYIGLPTAAAFASRKKKVIGVDVNAHAVETINRGAIHIVEPDLDKVVKIAVEGGYLQAVTKPLAADAFLIAVPTPFKGDHDPDMVYVESAARSIAPVLKKGDLVILESTSPVGATEQMAQWLAEARPDLSFPQNAGEEADINVAYCPERVLPGQVMVELIQNDRVIGGMTPKCSARASELYKIFLEGECVVTNSRTAEMCKLTENSFRDVNIAFANELSLICDAQGINVWELIRLANRHPRVNILQPGPGVGGHCIAVDPWFIVSQNPELARLIHTARLVNDGKPLWVVDRVKAAVADCLAATDKRASEVKIACFGLAFKPNIDDLRESPAVEIAHLIAEWHAGETLVVEPNVEQLPKSLAGHVTLKDTATALQQADVLVMLVDHSQFKAIKPEEVKQTWIVDTKGVWR